In a genomic window of Spirosoma agri:
- a CDS encoding YpdA family putative bacillithiol disulfide reductase, which produces MQFFDVIIVGGGPCGLAAGIEATKAGLSHLILDMGSLTESIRQYPRRMRFFSTAENIEIGGLPFPISGVKAGRDEALQYYRKAAAYFHLNFKLFQEVWDVQKNEDLFTVTTTTGDQYQARKVIMATGYFTRPRWLNIPGEDLPHVSHYYDEPFKYSFTNVVIIGASNSAVEAALELYRHDVNITVVHRGEDFRSTVKYWLVPDVKNRVKEGRIKTVFDSVVTQIDDTNVTINNLKTGEESHLPADFVLVLTGYIPDAELLRRCGIELDPATQVPVYNKETFETTVPGLYVCGTVMAGIYTEKVFIENGREHAQAIIDHIVGREVHQVKELIQRI; this is translated from the coding sequence ATGCAATTTTTTGATGTTATTATTGTCGGTGGTGGCCCCTGTGGACTAGCAGCCGGGATCGAAGCAACCAAAGCGGGCCTGAGCCACTTGATTCTGGACATGGGTAGCCTGACCGAATCCATTCGGCAGTACCCCCGGCGGATGCGTTTTTTTTCAACCGCCGAAAATATTGAAATTGGCGGATTGCCGTTTCCCATTTCGGGCGTAAAAGCCGGTCGTGACGAAGCCCTACAATATTACCGCAAAGCCGCTGCCTATTTTCACCTGAACTTTAAGTTGTTTCAGGAGGTATGGGATGTTCAGAAAAATGAGGATCTGTTTACGGTAACGACGACAACCGGCGATCAGTATCAGGCTCGTAAGGTCATCATGGCTACGGGCTACTTCACGCGTCCACGCTGGCTGAATATTCCCGGCGAAGACCTCCCCCACGTGTCGCATTACTACGACGAACCATTCAAATATTCGTTCACGAACGTTGTGATCATTGGTGCCTCAAACTCGGCGGTCGAAGCGGCCCTGGAATTGTATCGGCACGACGTGAACATTACCGTTGTCCATCGCGGAGAGGATTTCCGGAGTACGGTGAAGTACTGGCTGGTTCCTGATGTAAAAAACCGCGTTAAAGAAGGCCGCATAAAAACGGTGTTTGACTCCGTTGTTACGCAGATCGACGATACGAACGTAACGATCAATAACCTGAAAACGGGCGAGGAAAGCCACCTTCCCGCCGATTTCGTGCTGGTCCTGACGGGTTATATTCCCGACGCGGAACTACTTCGTCGGTGTGGCATTGAGCTTGATCCGGCTACGCAGGTTCCGGTCTATAACAAGGAAACGTTCGAGACGACGGTGCCGGGACTGTATGTCTGCGGTACGGTGATGGCGGGTATCTACACCGAAAAAGTTTTCATCGAAAACGGTCGTGAACACGCTCAGGCCATTATCGATCACATCGTGGGTCGGGAAGTGCACCAGGTGAAAGAACTTATTCAGCGAATCTGA
- a CDS encoding monovalent cation:proton antiporter-2 (CPA2) family protein, translating into MKDTFFFQAMVYLASAVIMVPIAKKLGLGSVLGYLLAGIIIGPSCLEFIGHEGTDIMHFAEFGVVIMLFVIGLELEPSRLWRLRKSILGMGGVQVGATSVVIAGLAMLFGIDWKQSLALGMIAAMSSTAIVLQSLNEKGLMKTAAGQGSFAVLLFQDIAVIPMLALFPLLASDTLTPVTEGGHSSTTLVDSLPPWLQPIAVLGSVAIVIVTGRYLTPPLFRVIARTGMREMFTATALLLVVGIAVLMSTVGLSPALGTFLAGVVLANSEYRHELESDIDPFKGLLLGLFFIAVGASIDFQLVIADPWLILGLVLGIMVCKLLVLSLIGKSFALSNEQNSIFSFGLCQVGEFAFVLLSFSVQEGILSKEITDTMTAVVAISMAFTPLVMMLNEKLILPLLGMKQAVEERESDLVEQDNPVIIAGYGHFGSTIGRFLQSNNIGTTVLDSNSDNVDWLRRMGYNVFYGDASRHDLLEIAGAAKAKVIVIAISDEEKRLELIEIVKKHFPELHILVRATNRYDAYDLMNAGMLHIYRETLDTSLRVGVDALTLLGHRAHEANRSAKMFFRHDERMLKKLSAIRNDDEYVHAVQETQAELNRIIQADRSAASLRADEGWDEESLIEENRALTK; encoded by the coding sequence ATGAAGGATACATTCTTCTTTCAGGCAATGGTCTATCTGGCCTCCGCCGTGATCATGGTCCCGATTGCTAAAAAGCTGGGCCTGGGATCGGTACTGGGTTATTTGCTGGCCGGAATCATCATTGGCCCATCCTGTCTGGAATTTATTGGTCATGAAGGAACCGACATCATGCACTTTGCCGAGTTTGGCGTCGTCATCATGTTATTTGTCATCGGTCTTGAACTGGAACCGTCCCGGTTGTGGCGTCTGCGCAAGTCGATTCTGGGTATGGGTGGCGTTCAGGTCGGTGCTACGTCAGTCGTGATTGCCGGTCTGGCTATGCTATTTGGAATCGACTGGAAACAGTCGCTGGCGCTGGGCATGATCGCGGCCATGTCATCGACTGCCATCGTGTTGCAGTCGCTGAACGAAAAAGGACTGATGAAAACAGCCGCCGGGCAAGGGTCCTTTGCGGTGCTGTTGTTTCAGGATATCGCCGTGATTCCGATGCTGGCCCTGTTTCCGCTACTGGCCAGCGATACCCTCACACCCGTTACGGAAGGAGGCCACAGCAGTACCACGCTGGTCGATTCGCTGCCCCCCTGGCTTCAGCCAATTGCCGTACTGGGTTCCGTCGCGATTGTGATTGTAACGGGTCGGTATCTGACTCCGCCCCTGTTCCGCGTCATTGCCCGAACCGGAATGCGCGAAATGTTTACGGCTACGGCGCTGCTGCTGGTGGTAGGAATTGCGGTACTGATGTCGACGGTGGGTCTTAGCCCCGCGTTGGGTACGTTCTTGGCGGGTGTCGTGCTGGCTAACAGTGAGTATCGCCATGAGCTCGAAAGTGACATTGATCCCTTCAAAGGATTACTGCTGGGACTATTCTTTATTGCCGTAGGTGCGTCGATTGATTTCCAATTGGTCATCGCCGATCCCTGGCTGATTCTGGGGCTGGTACTGGGCATTATGGTCTGTAAACTACTCGTTCTTTCGCTGATTGGTAAATCGTTTGCGCTCTCCAACGAACAAAATTCGATCTTCAGTTTTGGGTTGTGCCAGGTCGGTGAGTTTGCGTTTGTCCTGTTGAGCTTTTCAGTACAGGAGGGTATTTTGTCTAAAGAAATAACCGATACCATGACGGCAGTCGTGGCGATCAGCATGGCCTTTACGCCCCTGGTCATGATGCTTAACGAGAAGCTGATTCTTCCCCTGCTGGGTATGAAACAGGCGGTTGAGGAGCGGGAAAGCGATCTGGTCGAGCAGGACAACCCGGTGATTATTGCGGGCTACGGTCATTTTGGGAGTACCATTGGCCGCTTTCTACAATCCAATAATATAGGAACGACCGTACTGGATAGTAACAGCGACAATGTGGACTGGCTGCGTCGGATGGGCTACAATGTGTTTTACGGCGATGCCAGCCGGCACGATCTGCTGGAGATAGCGGGTGCGGCCAAAGCGAAGGTGATCGTTATTGCGATCAGTGACGAAGAAAAACGACTGGAACTGATCGAAATCGTTAAGAAGCACTTCCCGGAACTGCACATTCTGGTACGTGCCACAAACCGGTACGACGCTTACGATCTGATGAACGCCGGCATGTTGCACATCTACCGCGAAACCCTCGATACAAGCCTTCGGGTGGGCGTCGATGCGTTAACACTACTGGGCCATCGGGCACACGAGGCCAACCGGTCGGCAAAGATGTTTTTCCGGCACGATGAGCGGATGCTTAAAAAACTGTCGGCCATACGCAACGACGACGAATATGTCCACGCGGTGCAGGAAACGCAGGCCGAACTGAATCGAATCATTCAGGCCGACCGCAGTGCCGCAAGCCTGCGCGCCGATGAGGGTTGGGATGAAGAAAGCCTGATCGAAGAGAACAGAGCCCTAACTAAATAA
- a CDS encoding NAD(P)H-dependent oxidoreductase, producing the protein MARVLIQFAHPALSKSNVHRVLMDYCRNLKNVTFNDLYESYPDMFIDVDREQRLLLQHDIIVFQYPLYWYSSPAIVKQWLDLVLEHNWAYGARGKALVGKKLLCVISCGGGSDAYTDMGRNHYPVHQFLHPFEQTARTCNMEYLPPFVMYGTYRTTKDDIVQFGEDYQTILSTLTHDKLNMLNYQDATYFNELLPALHTAGAR; encoded by the coding sequence ATGGCACGAGTTCTGATTCAATTTGCGCATCCGGCGCTGAGCAAATCCAACGTGCACCGCGTACTGATGGACTACTGCCGTAACCTGAAGAACGTAACGTTCAATGATCTCTACGAGTCCTATCCGGATATGTTCATCGACGTCGATCGGGAGCAGCGATTGTTACTTCAGCACGACATCATTGTGTTCCAGTACCCGTTGTACTGGTATAGTAGTCCGGCGATTGTTAAACAGTGGCTCGATCTGGTGTTGGAACATAACTGGGCGTATGGGGCGCGGGGGAAGGCGCTCGTCGGCAAAAAACTATTGTGCGTGATTTCCTGCGGGGGTGGCTCCGACGCGTATACCGATATGGGCCGGAATCATTATCCGGTTCACCAGTTTCTCCATCCGTTCGAGCAAACGGCCCGTACGTGTAACATGGAGTATCTGCCGCCTTTCGTTATGTATGGCACGTACCGCACGACGAAAGACGATATTGTTCAGTTTGGTGAAGACTACCAGACGATCTTGTCCACCCTGACGCACGACAAGCTAAATATGCTTAACTATCAGGATGCTACGTATTTTAACGAGTTGCTACCTGCTTTGCACACTGCCGGTGCGCGTTGA
- a CDS encoding two-component regulator propeller domain-containing protein: MKWVFLHSYCFLIAFLMSSAGFAQREPDQFRFEHITVNEGLSHSDAMCVTQDKAGFIWVGTNKGINRYDGYSLKKYDLPINDQDGIASNRIRTLQLDGHGRLWVGVERSGLFWYDATKDRFVSVRELAGAAAFAPFIQQITHTNVQALCADGPDRIWVATQHYGIFVVQTDEQGSIYGMKQVSLTNRPNAEPLVNKLAVDPLGKVWIGTLGYGLWVFDGKGDLSKRKALQATQQTSPAGPNIRSLHLDWRGDLWIGTDNQIFWLNKNALAQASNPPAQPLHRTFADLESLFLDSSNRLWISTNYGLLLMNAGAATSSTPPVNEQDVRTFLPLDTDPASINSVRVHDMLEDRFHNLWLATSAGGLNQLQLRPKPFGHIRRQMVGQTTPANNYINAILKESTGNRLWMGTRNGFASYDLSRKTYTNYLNRALSGDVNGIDVSTIFQASDGILWIGTRYHGLYQMSDRDGSTPIRLPSMPDIPDWGSVSIESILEDKYGSIWVATFNAGIHQFDRQGKHLNTYNLANKRLPTRQFTALLYDRSRNLLWASTRDAGLLKMQLTPDGLRLLNQFKHEPNNPNSLLINYTWPLLNDRRGNLWIGTIGGGLHRLTTNARGQDVIERYSRWVPETDVESLLTDEAGNLWIGGAGLYKFNPSTKRLFHFDVTDGLQSNSFKVGAACRATDGTLYFGGTNGVTYFQPRTLLPNPYPPLVQITELRILNRPVGIGDTLNGRVLLKRPFSDAQPIRLKAAENDFSIEFVGLNYANPQKQQYAYQLDGYNKNWMPTAHGQRTANFANLPAGTYTFRVKASNDDGVWSLRPATLQFVILPPWWRSWWAYALYALLIGGAFVLYRRIERAKQALKNELVLEQFRVEKEKEVTDAKLRFFTNVSHELRTPLTLILGPIEELASSGSGTLDSVKDKIMLMHQQTRKLLNLVNQLMDFRKVESGHVTLRASRGNVVAFLTEIYLIFTLKAEESQLDYAMEAPSETIPMYFDRDKLEIILINLLSNAFKYTPEGGKVRILVSAVGSSAEPARFRGTTLVDNYLQLTVRDWGVGMNADDIDKIFDPYYQASHTETMRMMGTGIGLSLVKQFVEAHSGEVMVQSEPGIGTSFTLRLPFGRAHLEPESIREEPANVDGVPTTAPERMKAETDMLDERDALSTAVRSARILLVEDNDELRHYLQQLFAPSFEVVTATDGVEGWEKTLALLPDIVVSDVMMPRSTGLELCKNVKQHPKTLHIPVVLLTARAAAMHELEGLETGADEYMAKPFNPKLLYTKIAVMLQARYRLKEYYHRQILLEPTDIAIPDEQKQLLEKAMAIVEANLADPAFTVPVLVREMGMSQSAFYRQIKAITGQSVVEFIRDVRIKRAAQLLTTTSLRVTEIANQVGFEDIKHFRKTFQTVYMLSPSDYARQQREKAGV, from the coding sequence ATGAAGTGGGTTTTTCTACATAGTTACTGCTTTTTAATTGCCTTTCTGATGTCATCGGCTGGGTTTGCTCAGCGTGAGCCTGACCAGTTTCGGTTTGAGCACATTACCGTCAACGAAGGCCTTTCGCATAGCGATGCCATGTGCGTCACGCAGGATAAAGCCGGGTTTATCTGGGTCGGTACAAATAAAGGAATTAACCGCTATGACGGCTACAGTTTAAAAAAATATGATTTGCCCATCAATGATCAGGATGGGATTGCCAGCAACCGGATTCGAACCTTGCAACTGGACGGGCATGGGCGGCTGTGGGTAGGGGTGGAGCGGTCAGGTTTGTTCTGGTACGATGCCACGAAAGACCGATTCGTCAGCGTACGCGAACTGGCCGGTGCGGCTGCGTTTGCGCCCTTCATTCAGCAAATAACCCATACGAATGTGCAGGCGCTGTGCGCCGATGGACCAGATCGCATCTGGGTCGCTACCCAGCACTACGGCATCTTTGTTGTACAGACCGACGAACAGGGTTCGATCTACGGCATGAAACAGGTGTCTCTGACGAATCGCCCGAATGCCGAGCCGCTTGTCAATAAATTAGCGGTAGACCCTCTGGGGAAAGTCTGGATCGGTACGTTAGGTTACGGACTGTGGGTATTCGATGGAAAAGGGGATCTGTCGAAACGAAAGGCATTACAGGCTACGCAACAGACATCGCCAGCAGGCCCTAACATTCGATCCCTGCACCTCGACTGGCGGGGCGATTTATGGATTGGCACCGATAACCAGATTTTCTGGCTCAATAAGAACGCGCTGGCACAGGCGTCTAATCCGCCAGCCCAACCACTGCACCGGACGTTTGCCGATCTGGAAAGCCTTTTTCTGGATTCATCGAACCGACTCTGGATCAGCACAAATTACGGGCTGCTGCTCATGAACGCCGGTGCCGCAACCTCGTCAACGCCACCCGTTAACGAACAGGATGTCCGTACGTTTCTTCCGCTGGATACCGATCCCGCCAGCATTAACTCGGTTCGGGTGCATGATATGCTGGAAGATCGGTTTCACAATTTATGGCTGGCAACGTCGGCCGGTGGATTAAATCAGTTGCAGCTACGCCCCAAACCATTCGGCCATATTCGGCGGCAGATGGTCGGGCAGACGACACCCGCAAATAACTATATCAACGCTATTCTGAAGGAGTCAACCGGCAATCGTCTGTGGATGGGTACCCGCAATGGCTTTGCCAGTTATGACCTAAGCCGGAAGACGTACACGAATTACCTCAACCGCGCTTTATCCGGCGACGTAAATGGCATCGATGTCTCCACCATTTTTCAGGCCAGCGATGGTATACTTTGGATCGGCACCCGCTATCATGGGCTTTACCAAATGAGCGACCGTGACGGTTCGACGCCTATCCGGCTCCCTTCTATGCCGGACATACCCGACTGGGGCAGTGTAAGCATCGAAAGCATCCTGGAAGATAAGTACGGCTCGATTTGGGTAGCAACCTTCAACGCGGGTATACATCAGTTTGACCGGCAGGGAAAGCACCTCAACACGTACAACTTAGCCAATAAGCGACTGCCCACCCGTCAGTTTACGGCGCTGCTCTACGACCGGAGCCGGAACCTGCTATGGGCCAGTACGCGGGATGCCGGGTTGCTGAAAATGCAGCTTACGCCAGACGGGCTTCGTCTGCTCAACCAGTTCAAACACGAACCCAATAACCCGAACAGCCTGCTGATCAACTATACCTGGCCTTTGCTCAACGACCGCCGGGGCAATTTATGGATTGGGACCATTGGCGGTGGCCTGCATCGGCTGACGACGAATGCTCGTGGACAGGACGTGATTGAACGATATAGCCGGTGGGTTCCCGAAACGGACGTAGAAAGTCTGCTGACGGATGAAGCGGGAAATCTCTGGATTGGCGGGGCTGGCCTGTATAAGTTCAATCCGTCCACCAAGCGGCTGTTTCACTTCGATGTCACGGATGGGTTGCAGAGCAACTCCTTTAAAGTGGGGGCTGCCTGTCGGGCTACGGATGGAACACTTTATTTTGGCGGTACGAATGGGGTCACTTATTTTCAGCCGCGAACCCTGCTGCCGAACCCCTATCCGCCCCTGGTCCAGATTACGGAACTGCGTATCCTCAACCGGCCGGTGGGCATTGGTGATACGCTGAACGGTCGGGTTTTATTGAAACGGCCCTTTTCTGACGCACAGCCAATTCGGCTGAAGGCCGCGGAGAATGATTTTTCTATTGAGTTCGTGGGTCTGAATTATGCCAATCCCCAGAAACAGCAGTACGCATATCAACTGGATGGTTACAACAAAAATTGGATGCCGACAGCGCACGGTCAGCGTACCGCTAATTTTGCCAACCTCCCGGCGGGTACGTATACGTTTCGGGTGAAAGCCAGCAACGATGATGGCGTTTGGTCGCTCAGGCCAGCCACCTTGCAATTCGTTATTCTGCCGCCCTGGTGGCGAAGCTGGTGGGCATACGCACTATACGCGCTCCTTATCGGCGGGGCATTCGTCCTGTATCGACGCATCGAGCGGGCGAAGCAGGCGTTGAAAAATGAATTGGTGCTGGAACAGTTCAGAGTCGAGAAAGAGAAAGAAGTAACTGATGCCAAGCTGCGCTTTTTCACGAACGTATCCCATGAATTGCGCACCCCGCTGACGCTGATTCTGGGGCCAATCGAAGAACTGGCTTCGTCGGGGAGTGGTACGCTCGACAGCGTTAAAGACAAAATCATGCTGATGCACCAGCAGACCCGCAAATTGCTGAATCTGGTCAATCAGCTGATGGATTTCCGGAAGGTGGAATCAGGTCATGTAACGCTGCGGGCAAGCCGGGGCAATGTGGTGGCTTTCCTGACGGAGATCTATCTGATCTTTACGCTTAAAGCCGAAGAGTCGCAGCTGGATTATGCAATGGAAGCTCCTTCCGAGACCATACCCATGTACTTTGATCGGGATAAGCTGGAAATCATTTTGATCAACCTGCTCTCAAACGCATTCAAATACACGCCCGAAGGCGGAAAAGTCCGGATACTGGTTTCGGCAGTCGGTTCGTCGGCGGAACCAGCCCGTTTCAGAGGAACGACGCTTGTGGATAATTACCTGCAACTGACCGTGCGCGACTGGGGTGTTGGTATGAACGCGGATGACATCGACAAGATCTTCGATCCATATTATCAGGCATCGCACACGGAAACCATGCGCATGATGGGTACGGGGATCGGTTTGTCGTTGGTCAAGCAGTTTGTGGAAGCGCATTCCGGTGAAGTGATGGTGCAGAGCGAACCGGGTATAGGAACGAGTTTCACTCTTCGCCTGCCGTTCGGTAGGGCACACCTTGAGCCGGAGTCTATTCGGGAAGAGCCCGCTAACGTTGACGGTGTGCCGACGACCGCGCCGGAACGGATGAAGGCTGAAACCGATATGTTAGACGAAAGAGACGCATTGAGTACAGCCGTCCGTTCTGCCCGTATTTTGCTGGTCGAGGACAACGATGAACTCCGGCACTATCTACAGCAACTGTTCGCGCCCAGTTTTGAGGTCGTTACGGCCACGGATGGCGTCGAAGGTTGGGAAAAAACGCTGGCTCTGTTGCCCGACATCGTTGTCAGTGATGTGATGATGCCCCGCAGTACGGGTCTGGAACTCTGTAAGAACGTGAAGCAGCATCCAAAAACGCTGCACATTCCGGTTGTGTTGCTAACGGCGCGGGCGGCTGCCATGCACGAACTGGAAGGGCTGGAAACGGGAGCCGACGAGTACATGGCAAAACCCTTTAACCCCAAACTTTTATACACCAAAATAGCGGTGATGCTACAGGCGCGTTACCGGCTGAAAGAATATTACCACCGTCAGATTTTACTGGAACCCACCGATATCGCCATTCCCGATGAACAAAAGCAGCTACTGGAAAAGGCGATGGCTATCGTGGAAGCCAATCTGGCCGATCCTGCTTTCACGGTTCCCGTTCTGGTGCGGGAAATGGGCATGAGTCAGTCAGCGTTTTACCGGCAGATCAAAGCCATAACGGGTCAGTCTGTAGTCGAGTTTATTCGTGATGTCCGCATCAAGCGAGCCGCCCAACTGCTGACAACCACCTCACTCCGGGTAACGGAAATCGCGAATCAGGTTGGTTTTGAGGATATCAAACACTTTCGGAAAACGTTCCAGACTGTGTATATGCTGTCTCCGTCGGATTATGCCCGACAGCAGCGGGAAAAAGCGGGCGTTTGA
- the priA gene encoding replication restart helicase PriA: protein MENQPYSLFSSAETEELTFFADLILPIPVPRLFTYRVPRGMTDILKIGARVIVPFGKRNGRVLTAVVARLHNSPPTQYQARYISEVLDEYPLVTGYQLELFRWMSEYYMCPIGDVMNIALPSGLKISSQSKVQFNPDFDYPELLTEFETVLLTELKKHPALSYDELERLAGEGGNVPALIKSLISKKAVIVFEEVKEKYIPKMIRKVRLNRNYEEREQLLVLLQRLEKLPKQQEVVMRYLSHIPMQRDPTLNQKGLDKTILNQDEELSQSSLTTLLKNGVFEAFEIIQPRFSDDSPASSVEIKLTEAQRAASQQIMAQFEHQNIVLLHGITGSGKTEVYIDMIQQAIGSGSQVLYLLPEIALTTQIVVRLQRVFGDKMGIYHSKFSDNERVEVWKGVVSGQFQFVVGVRSAVFLPFDNLGLIIVDEEHETSYKQHDPAPRYHARDVAMMLAHWQQAKVLLGSATPSLETYYQAKQGRYGLVELFTRFGEATLPNIILVDIKQEKKQKTMKNEFSSALLNALEMNMERKEQSILFQNRRGYSPYMQCEDCEWTAECSNCAVSLTYHQRAAELRCHYCGHKEDVPRICPTCGSTKVRTIGFGTEKLEDQLQIYFPNSRILRMDLDTTRAKNAYQQIIQEFESGQIDMLVGTQMITKGLDFDNVSLVGIFDADRLIRFPDFRATERAFQMLTQVSGRAGRRAGRQGTVLIQTNSPQQSILQKIIENDYKGLYEEEIQERQDFNYPPFSRLIKLTVRHTDKAISHQAAERLTNELTDMLGSSRVLGPEEPLVERIRNQFLYDILIKIERDKVNVKAVKAYIQERINDILTDKGLRQVSIVADVDCL from the coding sequence GTGGAAAATCAACCTTATTCACTCTTTTCGTCAGCAGAAACCGAAGAACTCACGTTCTTCGCCGATTTGATTTTGCCCATTCCCGTCCCCCGGCTATTTACGTATCGGGTGCCGCGCGGTATGACCGATATACTGAAAATTGGTGCCCGCGTTATCGTGCCGTTCGGCAAGCGTAATGGCCGTGTCTTGACCGCCGTCGTGGCCCGACTGCACAACTCGCCACCAACCCAGTACCAGGCCCGATACATCAGCGAAGTGCTGGATGAATACCCACTGGTGACGGGCTACCAGCTCGAACTATTTCGCTGGATGTCCGAGTATTACATGTGTCCCATCGGCGACGTGATGAATATCGCCCTGCCGTCCGGTCTGAAAATTTCAAGCCAGTCGAAGGTGCAGTTTAATCCTGATTTCGACTACCCGGAACTGCTCACCGAATTTGAAACCGTTTTACTGACTGAACTCAAAAAGCACCCTGCCCTTTCGTATGATGAGCTGGAGCGACTGGCGGGTGAGGGTGGTAATGTGCCGGCGCTGATCAAATCACTGATCAGCAAAAAGGCGGTCATCGTGTTCGAGGAGGTAAAGGAAAAATACATTCCCAAGATGATCCGGAAGGTCAGGCTGAACCGGAACTACGAAGAACGCGAACAGCTGCTGGTACTGCTCCAGCGACTCGAAAAATTGCCCAAGCAGCAGGAAGTGGTGATGCGCTACCTGAGCCACATACCGATGCAACGCGACCCGACCCTTAACCAGAAGGGACTGGATAAAACGATTCTGAATCAGGATGAGGAGCTTTCGCAGTCGTCGCTGACGACCCTCCTGAAAAATGGCGTTTTCGAAGCCTTTGAGATCATTCAGCCGCGTTTTTCGGACGACTCTCCGGCGTCTTCCGTCGAGATTAAGCTCACCGAGGCCCAGCGAGCGGCTTCGCAGCAGATTATGGCGCAGTTCGAACACCAGAACATCGTGCTGCTGCATGGTATTACGGGGAGCGGGAAGACGGAAGTGTACATCGACATGATTCAGCAGGCTATTGGCAGCGGATCGCAGGTGCTCTATCTCCTGCCCGAAATTGCGCTGACAACCCAGATTGTGGTTCGGCTACAGCGCGTTTTTGGCGATAAAATGGGGATTTATCACTCCAAATTTTCGGACAACGAGCGCGTCGAAGTCTGGAAAGGTGTCGTCTCGGGCCAGTTTCAGTTTGTGGTGGGTGTCCGGTCGGCGGTGTTTTTACCGTTCGACAACCTTGGCCTGATCATCGTGGACGAAGAACACGAAACATCGTACAAACAACACGATCCGGCTCCGCGCTACCACGCCCGCGATGTGGCGATGATGCTGGCTCACTGGCAGCAGGCCAAGGTATTGCTTGGCTCCGCAACGCCCTCCCTCGAAACGTACTATCAGGCCAAACAGGGTCGGTACGGACTGGTCGAGCTGTTCACGCGCTTCGGGGAAGCGACCCTGCCGAACATTATTCTGGTCGATATCAAGCAGGAGAAAAAGCAGAAAACGATGAAAAATGAGTTTTCGTCCGCCCTGCTCAATGCGCTGGAAATGAACATGGAGCGCAAAGAACAAAGCATTCTATTTCAGAACCGACGGGGGTACTCGCCTTACATGCAGTGCGAAGATTGCGAGTGGACCGCCGAGTGCTCCAACTGCGCCGTCAGTCTGACCTATCACCAGCGTGCGGCTGAACTCCGTTGCCACTATTGCGGGCATAAGGAAGACGTGCCGCGTATATGCCCGACCTGCGGGTCCACGAAAGTGCGGACCATTGGCTTCGGCACCGAAAAGCTCGAAGATCAGCTCCAGATTTATTTTCCGAATTCGCGGATATTGCGGATGGACCTGGATACGACTCGTGCCAAGAACGCCTATCAGCAGATCATTCAGGAATTTGAAAGCGGGCAGATCGATATGCTCGTCGGTACGCAGATGATCACGAAGGGGCTGGATTTCGATAACGTTAGTCTGGTCGGTATTTTCGATGCGGACCGCCTGATCCGTTTTCCTGATTTTCGGGCCACCGAGCGCGCTTTTCAGATGCTTACCCAGGTTAGTGGCCGGGCCGGACGACGGGCCGGGCGGCAGGGTACCGTACTGATTCAGACCAACAGTCCGCAGCAATCGATCCTGCAAAAAATCATCGAGAACGATTATAAGGGGTTGTACGAAGAGGAAATTCAGGAGCGTCAGGATTTTAATTACCCGCCTTTCTCGAGGCTCATCAAGTTAACGGTTCGCCATACCGACAAAGCGATCAGTCACCAGGCCGCCGAACGACTCACTAACGAACTCACGGATATGCTGGGGAGCAGTCGGGTGTTGGGTCCCGAAGAGCCGCTTGTCGAACGCATCCGGAACCAGTTTCTCTACGATATTCTTATTAAGATTGAGCGCGACAAGGTGAATGTCAAGGCAGTGAAAGCCTACATTCAGGAGCGCATCAACGATATTTTGACAGATAAGGGGTTGCGCCAGGTGAGCATCGTGGCCGATGTCGATTGCCTGTAA